Proteins from a single region of Lates calcarifer isolate ASB-BC8 linkage group LG19, TLL_Latcal_v3, whole genome shotgun sequence:
- the LOC108874949 gene encoding syntaxin-4-like, translating into MKGRQRNTDSHNEDTNEDVAAAIKNVDPHPDFQPPGSPSPSSSSPPLPPLAMPPSTSASALLALASPATRRSISMGDFRRVTGALLASSEPPSTSATAPSSKLVTPSSSMEFEAARRRLLEVEERQRVIREMERRLEELREVFVRSEQEVVVHGELVSRISSTAQQGELYVAENSQRLKKGLRFKKHRPTIVFTSMLGLRTCLPWPVKLK; encoded by the coding sequence ATGAAGGGAcgacaaagaaacacagactcCCACAATGAGGACACAAATGAGGACGTGGCAGCAGCTATTAAAAATGTCGACCCGCATCCTGATTTCCAGCCACCAGGTTCACCttctccatcatcatcttctcctcctcttcctccattaGCCATGCCACCTTCTACATCTGCCTCTGCTCTCCTGGCACTGGCCTCTCCAGCCACCAGGCGCTCCATTTCCATGGGCGACTTCCGGAGGGTGACAGGGGCTCTGCTAGCTAGCTCCGAACCCCCATCCACCTCAGCCACGGCCCCCTCCTCCAAGCTGGTCACCCCCAGCTCCAGCATGGAGTTCGAGGCAGCACGACGGCGCCtcctggaggtggaggagcgTCAGCGTGTGATCAGAGAGATGGAGCGGCGGCTGGAGGAGCTCAGGGAGGTGTTTGTGCGCTCGGAACAGGAGGTGGTGGTTCACGGGGAGCTGGTGTCGAGGATATCTAGCACAGCCCAGCAGGGGGAGCTGTATGTGGCCGAGAACAGCCAACGGCTGAAGAAAGGCCTGAGGTTCAAGAAACACCGACCCACCATCGTCTTCACCTCCATGCTTGGACTCCGTACATGCCTCCCCTGGCCTGTGAAGCTCAAATAG